The genome window ACAGGTGTCTCTACGGACAGCCGGACAGTAAAAAGCGGCGCCATTTTTATAGCCATTCCCGGCGAGCGCTATGACGGCCACGATTTTATCGCCAAAGCGCTCGCGGAGGGGGCGTCCGGGGTAATCATAGCGTCTAAAAAAATAAATTATGCAAAAAAGAGATTCGGTTTCGATTTTAGATCCGCCGATAATCGTATATTTGTAGCCGTAGATGATACCGTGACGGCGCTGGGCGACTTGGCGCGCTTACATAGAGAAAGATTTGATATTCCGGTCGTGGCAATTACGGGTTCCAATGGCAAGACGACCGCGAAAGAGATGATATATACAGCGCTGAAGACAAAATGGCGCCCCTTAAAGAATTCCGGAACCGAAAATAACCTCATCGGTGTTCCGCATACTTTACTCAAGCTGCAAGATACGTACGATAGCCTTGTGGTGGAACTGGGCATGAGCAGAATAGGCGAGATAAAGAGGCTTGCCGAAATAAGCCGCCCCAATATCGGAATCATAACTAACATAGGCCCGTCTCATCTGCAATATTTAAGGGATTTAAGCGGCGTATATGCTGCCAAAAAGGAACTCTTGGATTTTTTGAAAAGGGGGGATATCGCCATTTTAAACGGTGATGACTTCATTCTCCGCTCTTTTGGCAGAAAAACTTTAAAGGCCGTACGTTTTGGCATAGAGAATAATTCCGATTTTAGGGCAGAGTCAATAAAGCACGAAGGTAGAAATTGGTCATTTAGAGTCAGCGGCACAACTTTTTTAATAAAATCAGCTTCACACCATGATATATATAATGCGCTGGCCGCAATTTCTATAGGAGCGCTGTTTGGTATAAGGCTCGCGAGAATCAGCGAAGCGTTGTGCGGTTATGTTTCGCTTGATAAGAGAATGGTAAGGAGTATAATTGAAGGTATAGAGTTTATAGATGATACGTATAATTCTAACCCTCTCTCAATGAGTAGCGCGATCGCCACACTGTCAAGTTACAATTCCAAAGGCAGTAAGGTACTTGTGAGCGGCGATATGCTGGAATTAGGCAGAAAATCCGCTTATTATCACGGCGAAATGGGGAGACTGGTAGCCGATTCGGGCATAGACAAGTTCATAAGCGTTGGAAAATTGGCACGCAATAGTTTTCTCGCAGCTAAGAAAAGCGGTATGCAAAATATCTGGTTCTGCCGGACAAAAAAAGAGGCCGCATCTGTTCTGAAAAAAATAGTGAAGCCGGATGATGTCGTACTCGTAAAAGGTTCGCGCGGAATGCGCATGGAGGAAGTCATAAAGTGCTTTACCATCTCTTATATCCCCTAAGTGATTTTTGGTTCGGGTTTAATGTCTTCAGGTATATAACATTTCGGACCGCTTTCGCGGCTGTTACCTCGTTTTTACTGTGTGTACTTCTTGGGCCTTGGGTTATACGACTTCTCTCGCTGCACAAAGTGGGGGAAAAGACATCGAGACGCGATGCGCCTACTCTGGATAAATTCCACGGCCAAAAGACGGGCACGCCCACCATGGGCGGTATTTTAATAGTGGTTAGTATTCTTTTATCGACTCTTCTGTGGGCGCGCCTGGATAATTCTTATGTATGGCTGGCACTTGCTTCGACCCTATGGCTTGCTATAATCGGGTTTATCGATGATTATATAAAGCTTGTCCGCGAGGATGTGAGGGGGCTCAGGTCGATCACAAAATTTACAGGCCAAATAATAGTCGGTTTCATAGTCGCATTCTTTTTGTATATACCGGGGGAAGGAAGCAGTATTTTGTATTTTCCTTTTCTGAAAAAACTTGTCATAGATCTGGGAATATTTTATATACCGTTCGTGATCATTGTTATAGTGGGCGCAAGCAATGCCGTGAATCTTACCGACGGCCTTGACGGCCTTGCGATAGGGTGCATTGCCATGATAGCGGGTACTTACAGCGCCCTGAGCTACATTACGGGGAATTTAAATTTGAGCGGCTATCTGGGGGTACCGTTCATACCTCAGGCGGCGGAGATCTCGGTCTTTTGCGCCGCAATCGTCGGCTCAGGACTCGGTTTTCTTTGGTTCAATTCCCATCCCGCGTCAGTCTTTATGGGGGACACGGGCTCTCTTGCCCTCGGCGGGGCGATAGGCGTCGTAGCGGTACTCATTAAAAAAGAGATACTGCTGGCGCTTGTAGGCGGCGTATTTGTCGTGGAAGCTTTATCGGTAATTTTACAAGTCGCTTCGTTTAAACTGAGGAAGAAGAGAATATTTTTAATGGCGCCGCTTCATCACCATTTTCAGTTAAAAGGATGGGCAGAGTCCAAGATAACGATACGCTTTTGGATAGTATCTGCAATCCTCTCGCTTCTTACGCTCGCGTCACTTAAATTGATGTAATGGAAAGAAAGATGGATTTTAAAAATAAACGCGTAACGATAATAGGCCTTGCGGATAGTGGGTTTAGTGCCGCGAAACTTTTGAAGGCGCTTAAGGCAAAAGTACGCATCAGCGAATCAAAGGATACGCCCGAGGTGAGGGAAAGGTTAAGCCTTCTTGGCGGTATTGAATATGAAGTGGGCGGCCATACAAGGCAATTCATAACGAATACCGATATAATGGTGATATCGCCGGGAGTACCGCTAAATGCCGAGTGTGTAAGATGGGCGAGACAGAATAAGATACCCGTAATTGGCGAGCTTGAGCTGGGCAGCCTTTTCTGCCGCGCTCCCATAATTGCCGTGACCGGGACAAACGGAAAAAGCACTACATCGACGCTTATTCACGAAATACTTAAAGCGAATAATATAAAATCGTTTCTATTGGGCAATATCGGAACGCCGATATGCGAAGAAGCGTTAAAGGTAAAAGGGAATTCTGTAGTCTCTGTGGAAGTCAGCTCTTTTCAGCTTGAGGCGATAAAAAAATTCAGGCCGAAGGTAGCGGTCTATCTTAACCTGACCGAGGACCATCTTGACAGATACCGCGATATGGCCGAGTACCGAAAAGCTAAGTCCAGGTTATTTGAAAATCAAAAAAGGACCGATTACGCCGTATTAAATTATGATGACTCTGCGGTCAGGATGCTGGGGAAGAAGATAAATTCAAAAGTATTTTATTTCAGTATGAAAGAAAAGGTAAGGGGCATCTATCTGGACGGTGAAAAAGTGATGCTCAATTTAGCGAAGACCCCGGAGGAGATTTGCAGAAGAAGCGATATTACTCTCGCCGGCCGGCATAACGTTGAAAATGCGCTCGCATCCATACTGGCCGTAAAACTTATAAAAAAAGACGCGAAGATGCTGCCGGTTTTGACGGATTTCGCAGGGCTCCGGCACAGGTTTGAATTAGTCGCCGAATCCGGCGGCGTAAAATATATAGACGATTCTAAAAGTACGACAGTCGATAGCACGATAAAGGCGCTTAATTCGCTTTCCGGCGCTGTTATACTGATAGCTGGCGGCAGAGATAAAGGCAGTGATTATTCTCCCGTCAGAAAATGCGCGGATAAGTTGAAATGCATCATACTTATGGGAGAGGCGCGAAACAAGATAAGAAAAGACCTGGAGGGCTTATTAATGCCCATTAGAGAGGCAAGGACAATGAAAGACGCGGTCTCTTTAGCGAGGCAGATGTCCATAGAAGGAGATGCCGTTCTTTTATCGCCCATGTGTTCAAGTTTTGATATGTTCAGAGATTATAAAGAGAGAGGAGAGGTGTTTAACGCCGCAGTTTTGGATGAGCTCTATAGGATTCCGGAACCGGTACCTCTTTCATCACGATAATGAAAGACGATTTGCGGGATATACGAATAGCGATTTTGGTAGTTACGACGGCGCTTGTAGCATTCGGCGTAGTCATGATATATAGTTCAAGCACCGTTTATGCCTATGAAAATTTTCACGACAACTTCTATTTTCTTAAGCGGCATCTTCTCTCGCTTGTGCTAGGGCTTATATTGGCCATATATTTTATGCATGTAGACCTGCACGCCCTTAGAAGGTATTCACGGCCGCTCTTGCTTTTCGCGTTTTTACTTTTGGCCTTGGTCCTCGTACCGGGCATAGGTGCTTCAATAGGCGGGGCCAGGCGCTGGTTTAGGCTGGGAGGCATAAATTTTCAGCCGGTCGAGCTTGTAAAACCTATTTTATTGCTGTATCTGGCAGATTTTTTGGACAGGAAATCTGTAAAAGGTTACTCTCTTTTTGGCGTTTTTGTTCCGGCAATGCTCATAATAGGCGCTTTGAGCGGCCTTGTATTGCTTCAGCCCGACCTCGGAAGCTCTTTTGAGTTGGCGGCGTTGGGCGTACTTTTACTGTTTGTATATGGAGCCGATATACGGCATATACTAGTTATTTTCGCGGCCGGCATACCGGCATTCTATTATCTTGTCCTTTCGGTTCCTTATAGGGCGTCGCGGATACTCGCTTTTATCAATCCGTGGAAAGACCCAAAGGGTACGGGGTTTCAGATAATACAATCTTTTATCGCTCTCGGCTCGGGAGGGCTTTTGGGCGTAGGGCTGGGAAATTCAAAGCAGAAATTGTTTTATCTTCCTGAATCGCATACAGATTTTATATTTTCAATAATAGGGGAAGAACTGGGGTTTTTGGGCAGCTCGCTTATCGTTATTTTGTTCGCAGTATTCGTATGGCAGGGGATGGCGCTGGCATTTCGCAAGGATTCCGAATTTTCGAGGCTATTGGCTATGGGCATCTCCTCGACAATAGGCCTGGAAGCGGTGATAAACATAGGTGTGTCTACGGGCGTTTTGCCGACAAAAGGATTACCGCTGCCTTTTATGAGTTATGGGGGGACATCCCTCGTAGTACATTTGATTTTGGTTGCAATGCTTCTCAATATAGGGCGGGAAAATGTCAGATAAGCGCGAAAAGAAGCGAAAAAGGATAGTAATAGCATGCGGCGGTACCGCAGGCCACATATTTCCGGGGCTTACTCTGGCAGAAGAGCTCCTGAAGCGCTATAAAGATGATCTGAATATATCTTTTATAACTTCGGAAAATCTTCTGGCCAAACGCCTCCTTGAAGAAAGCGGGTACGATTTTTACACGCTGCCCGTAAAGGGCATAGAGAGAAGGTCCTTTGCCGGCAACGTAGATTTTATAAAATCGCTTTTTACGGGAGCCGTGAAATCGGCAGGCATCGTCTTTAGGGAAAAGCCGGATTGTTTTGTAGCTTTCGGCTCGTATGTCTCCGGGCCGCCTTTTGTAGCCGCGTCGCTCCTCAGGGTTCCGACTATAATACACGAGCAGAACATAACGATGGGAAGGGCAAACAGATTGATGCGCAACTTCGCGACAAAAGTCGCCCTGAGTTTTCCGTCGAGCGAAGAGCGGAAAAGGAAGAATATGGTGGTTACGGGAAATCCTATAAGACGCTCTGCC of Candidatus Omnitrophota bacterium contains these proteins:
- a CDS encoding UDP-N-acetylmuramoyl-tripeptide--D-alanyl-D-alanine ligase; the protein is MFTVNEIIKATGGRCLNHPAIKEVTGVSTDSRTVKSGAIFIAIPGERYDGHDFIAKALAEGASGVIIASKKINYAKKRFGFDFRSADNRIFVAVDDTVTALGDLARLHRERFDIPVVAITGSNGKTTAKEMIYTALKTKWRPLKNSGTENNLIGVPHTLLKLQDTYDSLVVELGMSRIGEIKRLAEISRPNIGIITNIGPSHLQYLRDLSGVYAAKKELLDFLKRGDIAILNGDDFILRSFGRKTLKAVRFGIENNSDFRAESIKHEGRNWSFRVSGTTFLIKSASHHDIYNALAAISIGALFGIRLARISEALCGYVSLDKRMVRSIIEGIEFIDDTYNSNPLSMSSAIATLSSYNSKGSKVLVSGDMLELGRKSAYYHGEMGRLVADSGIDKFISVGKLARNSFLAAKKSGMQNIWFCRTKKEAASVLKKIVKPDDVVLVKGSRGMRMEEVIKCFTISYIP
- the mraY gene encoding phospho-N-acetylmuramoyl-pentapeptide-transferase, whose amino-acid sequence is MLYHLLYPLSDFWFGFNVFRYITFRTAFAAVTSFLLCVLLGPWVIRLLSLHKVGEKTSRRDAPTLDKFHGQKTGTPTMGGILIVVSILLSTLLWARLDNSYVWLALASTLWLAIIGFIDDYIKLVREDVRGLRSITKFTGQIIVGFIVAFFLYIPGEGSSILYFPFLKKLVIDLGIFYIPFVIIVIVGASNAVNLTDGLDGLAIGCIAMIAGTYSALSYITGNLNLSGYLGVPFIPQAAEISVFCAAIVGSGLGFLWFNSHPASVFMGDTGSLALGGAIGVVAVLIKKEILLALVGGVFVVEALSVILQVASFKLRKKRIFLMAPLHHHFQLKGWAESKITIRFWIVSAILSLLTLASLKLM
- the murD gene encoding UDP-N-acetylmuramoyl-L-alanine--D-glutamate ligase; this encodes MERKMDFKNKRVTIIGLADSGFSAAKLLKALKAKVRISESKDTPEVRERLSLLGGIEYEVGGHTRQFITNTDIMVISPGVPLNAECVRWARQNKIPVIGELELGSLFCRAPIIAVTGTNGKSTTSTLIHEILKANNIKSFLLGNIGTPICEEALKVKGNSVVSVEVSSFQLEAIKKFRPKVAVYLNLTEDHLDRYRDMAEYRKAKSRLFENQKRTDYAVLNYDDSAVRMLGKKINSKVFYFSMKEKVRGIYLDGEKVMLNLAKTPEEICRRSDITLAGRHNVENALASILAVKLIKKDAKMLPVLTDFAGLRHRFELVAESGGVKYIDDSKSTTVDSTIKALNSLSGAVILIAGGRDKGSDYSPVRKCADKLKCIILMGEARNKIRKDLEGLLMPIREARTMKDAVSLARQMSIEGDAVLLSPMCSSFDMFRDYKERGEVFNAAVLDELYRIPEPVPLSSR
- the ftsW gene encoding putative lipid II flippase FtsW yields the protein MKDDLRDIRIAILVVTTALVAFGVVMIYSSSTVYAYENFHDNFYFLKRHLLSLVLGLILAIYFMHVDLHALRRYSRPLLLFAFLLLALVLVPGIGASIGGARRWFRLGGINFQPVELVKPILLLYLADFLDRKSVKGYSLFGVFVPAMLIIGALSGLVLLQPDLGSSFELAALGVLLLFVYGADIRHILVIFAAGIPAFYYLVLSVPYRASRILAFINPWKDPKGTGFQIIQSFIALGSGGLLGVGLGNSKQKLFYLPESHTDFIFSIIGEELGFLGSSLIVILFAVFVWQGMALAFRKDSEFSRLLAMGISSTIGLEAVINIGVSTGVLPTKGLPLPFMSYGGTSLVVHLILVAMLLNIGRENVR